One Paenarthrobacter aurescens TC1 DNA window includes the following coding sequences:
- the pabB gene encoding para-aminobenzoate synthase, component I (identified by match to protein family HMM PF00425; match to protein family HMM PF04715; match to protein family HMM TIGR00553) — protein sequence MTPAPVIIAVDGRSGAGKTTLAVELAARLRQHHKVSLFHLEDIYPGWNGLMPGIERYVATVLAPLSDGLAAEWTSWDWEKHYDGGLNVTLPAEIVIVEGVGAAADAARPMLDAVVWVEASGDERRRRALTRDGSTYEPYWDSWAAQEDEWLSTDQVISAADIHVKNLADGNAPDDVLRTLMYLPSVASILSPELSARRGLQLRSERLEAAPDAALLFETLYGRSTNAVWLDSSNASAVAGRSQAAARSRFSILADDGGTFGQSVMHRSGATQVTAGSASVTTSGPFFRWLDSVWGRRAVRAPRGYDGQFTLGWLGYLGYELKRETGGNDVPSDTPDAALLFAGRAVVLDHREQTVWLLALDASDAGEWMREARTAVEAAAAGPVSSVAGSLSAEPAGGPEFVSRDSATDYKRKIADSQHEISEGNSYEICLTTTLEAAAGNLDPWSSYLALRRRNPAPFASYLRFGELVVASTSPERFLRILSDGGMRAEPIKGTRRRSSDASEDAALRQDLETSLKDRAENIMIVDLLRNDLSHFAIPGSVTVSRLCAIESYATVHQMVSTIDAHLRPGAPRAEALAAAFPAGSMTGAPKISTMDILDQLESGPRGIYSGAIGYFSLNAATDLAVVIRTLVVNPDGAGGRTLSLGVGGAITADSVADDEYEEIRTKAYGVLSTLGADFPG from the coding sequence ATGACCCCTGCACCCGTGATCATCGCTGTTGACGGCAGGTCCGGCGCAGGAAAAACCACCCTGGCCGTTGAACTGGCGGCCCGGTTGCGGCAGCACCACAAGGTTTCGCTGTTCCACCTGGAAGACATCTACCCCGGCTGGAACGGCCTCATGCCCGGCATTGAGCGCTATGTGGCCACAGTCCTCGCGCCGCTGAGCGACGGCCTGGCCGCGGAGTGGACCAGCTGGGACTGGGAAAAGCATTACGACGGCGGCCTGAACGTTACGCTGCCCGCCGAGATCGTCATCGTGGAAGGCGTGGGCGCTGCGGCGGACGCTGCCCGACCCATGCTGGATGCCGTGGTGTGGGTGGAAGCCTCCGGCGACGAGCGCCGGCGTCGAGCTTTGACTCGTGACGGAAGCACCTACGAACCGTACTGGGACAGCTGGGCGGCCCAGGAGGATGAGTGGCTTTCCACCGATCAGGTGATCAGCGCGGCCGACATCCACGTGAAGAACCTTGCCGACGGCAACGCCCCTGACGATGTCCTGCGAACCCTGATGTACCTGCCTTCGGTTGCTTCGATTTTGTCGCCGGAACTCAGTGCGCGGCGGGGACTTCAGTTGCGGTCCGAGCGCCTGGAGGCAGCGCCCGATGCGGCGCTCCTGTTCGAGACACTCTACGGCCGGTCCACCAACGCGGTATGGCTGGATTCTTCCAACGCTTCAGCCGTCGCCGGCCGATCCCAAGCGGCCGCCCGCAGCCGCTTCAGCATCCTGGCGGACGACGGCGGCACGTTCGGCCAGTCGGTCATGCACCGCTCCGGCGCTACCCAAGTGACTGCGGGGTCTGCCTCCGTGACCACCTCCGGGCCGTTCTTCCGCTGGCTCGATTCCGTCTGGGGCCGCCGCGCCGTCCGAGCACCCCGCGGTTACGACGGCCAGTTCACGCTGGGCTGGCTCGGGTACCTCGGCTACGAACTCAAGCGCGAAACCGGCGGCAACGATGTCCCCTCCGACACGCCCGATGCGGCGCTGCTCTTCGCCGGGCGTGCTGTGGTGCTGGATCATCGCGAACAAACTGTCTGGCTGCTGGCCCTGGACGCATCCGACGCCGGGGAATGGATGCGCGAGGCTCGCACCGCCGTCGAGGCTGCCGCGGCCGGTCCGGTCTCTTCCGTCGCGGGCTCATTGAGTGCGGAGCCTGCCGGCGGCCCTGAGTTCGTCAGCCGGGACTCCGCGACGGATTACAAGCGCAAAATCGCGGACTCCCAGCATGAGATCAGCGAAGGCAACTCCTACGAGATCTGCCTGACCACCACCTTGGAAGCCGCCGCCGGGAACCTGGATCCATGGAGCAGCTATCTGGCACTGCGACGCCGGAACCCGGCACCGTTCGCCAGCTACCTCCGCTTCGGCGAGCTGGTGGTCGCCAGCACGTCGCCCGAGCGCTTCCTCCGCATACTGTCCGACGGCGGCATGCGCGCCGAACCGATCAAGGGGACCCGGCGCCGATCATCCGATGCCTCCGAAGATGCTGCGTTGCGGCAGGATCTTGAGACGTCGCTGAAGGACCGAGCAGAGAACATCATGATCGTGGACCTTCTGCGCAACGACCTCAGTCATTTCGCTATCCCGGGTTCTGTGACGGTCAGCCGGCTGTGCGCCATCGAGAGCTACGCCACGGTCCACCAAATGGTGAGCACCATTGACGCGCACCTTCGTCCGGGTGCTCCGCGGGCGGAAGCCTTGGCCGCAGCCTTCCCGGCCGGGTCCATGACAGGTGCGCCGAAAATCAGCACCATGGACATCCTGGACCAACTCGAATCCGGGCCGCGTGGAATCTACTCGGGCGCCATCGGCTACTTCTCGCTGAACGCGGCCACGGACCTCGCGGTGGTGATCCGCACGCTGGTGGTAAACCCTGACGGCGCAGGCGGGCGAACCCTGTCACTGGGCGTGGGAGGGGCCATCACCGCCGATTCCGTGGCCGACGACGAGTACGAGGAAATCCGGACCAAGGCGTACGGCGTGCTGTCCACGCTGGGCGCTGATTTCCCTGGCTGA
- a CDS encoding cardiolipin synthetase (identified by match to protein family HMM PF00614): MRIVLLGIIPGNRRPTTAMAWLLAVFLIPSVGFVLFLLFGNFKLSKRRREQQEEVNRRVRAVTSDLADPVSVYSGPEWVKSAGELNHRLGSLPMVDGNKVELIPGYQESIKAMAEAVKGAKSYINAEFYIMSSDSVTDELLTELENAAERGVTVRLLFDHIGTLRVKGYRRLIRRLKAGKIQWKRMLPLLPIHGQWRRPDLRNHRKIMVIDGEIAFTGSQNLIEPSYNNPKHHKIGRKWVELMSRLEGPIVATLNVVFATDWLSETDESLEDQLRLPTQPAPGRVTAQVVPSGPGFATENNLRLFNTLIYSAQHRISICSPYFVPDDSLLYAITTAAQRGVDVELFVSEKGDQFLVHHAQRSYYEALLDAGVRIYLYRAPYVLHAKHFTIDDEVAVLGSSNMDMRSFSLNMEVSVMLLGAETVNLMRAVESTYREVSRELMLDDWMDRPPLAKYVDNVARLTATLQ, translated from the coding sequence ATGCGCATCGTCCTTCTGGGCATCATTCCCGGCAACCGCCGTCCCACCACCGCCATGGCTTGGCTCTTGGCTGTGTTCCTCATCCCATCCGTAGGCTTCGTCCTGTTCCTTCTTTTCGGCAATTTCAAGTTGTCCAAGCGCAGGCGTGAGCAGCAGGAAGAAGTAAATCGCCGCGTTCGGGCCGTAACGTCCGATCTTGCCGATCCGGTGAGCGTTTACTCGGGTCCGGAGTGGGTGAAGTCGGCGGGTGAGCTGAACCATCGGCTCGGATCGCTGCCCATGGTTGATGGCAACAAGGTTGAGCTGATTCCCGGGTACCAGGAATCCATCAAAGCCATGGCCGAAGCGGTCAAGGGCGCCAAGAGCTACATCAACGCCGAGTTCTACATCATGAGCAGTGACTCCGTGACGGACGAACTGCTCACCGAGCTCGAGAACGCAGCTGAGCGGGGTGTCACCGTCAGGCTGCTCTTCGACCACATTGGAACGCTGCGCGTCAAGGGGTACCGTCGCCTGATCCGCCGCCTCAAAGCGGGCAAGATCCAGTGGAAGCGGATGCTTCCGCTGCTGCCCATCCACGGTCAATGGCGGCGCCCGGACCTCAGGAATCACCGCAAGATCATGGTGATCGACGGCGAGATTGCCTTCACCGGCTCGCAGAACCTGATCGAGCCCTCTTACAACAATCCCAAGCACCACAAGATTGGCCGCAAATGGGTTGAGCTCATGTCCCGCCTCGAGGGGCCTATCGTGGCTACCCTCAACGTCGTGTTCGCCACGGACTGGCTCAGCGAAACGGACGAATCCCTTGAGGACCAGTTGCGCCTGCCCACCCAGCCGGCTCCAGGCCGTGTCACTGCCCAAGTAGTACCTAGTGGTCCGGGGTTCGCTACCGAAAACAACCTTCGCTTGTTCAATACCCTGATCTACTCCGCACAGCACAGAATCTCCATCTGCAGTCCGTACTTTGTCCCTGATGACTCCTTGCTCTACGCCATCACCACCGCCGCGCAGCGAGGCGTTGACGTGGAACTCTTCGTGTCCGAGAAGGGCGATCAATTCCTGGTTCACCACGCCCAGCGCTCCTACTACGAGGCCTTGCTGGACGCCGGAGTGCGGATCTACCTGTACCGGGCGCCGTACGTCCTCCACGCCAAGCACTTCACCATTGATGACGAGGTGGCTGTTCTTGGTTCCAGCAACATGGACATGCGCTCCTTCTCACTGAACATGGAGGTCTCGGTGATGCTCCTCGGCGCCGAAACCGTGAACCTCATGCGGGCCGTGGAGTCCACGTATCGAGAGGTGTCCCGTGAGCTTATGTTGGACGACTGGATGGATAGACCCCCGTTGGCCAAGTATGTGGATAACGTGGCCAGATTGACGGCGACGCTCCAGTAA